In Helicobacter anatolicus, a single genomic region encodes these proteins:
- the minD gene encoding septum site-determining protein MinD — translation MAEVITITSGKGGVGKSTCTANIAVGLAQEGKKVVAVDFDIGLRNLDMILGLENRIVYDVVDVMEGRCNLKQALINDKKAKNLFFLPASQSKDKNILDKDKVKHLIEELKKDFDYILLDSPAGIESGFEHAIFWADRALVVVTPEVSSVRDSDRVIGIMDAKSDKAKNGQEVQKHIIINRIKPELVAKGEMLNTDDVLNILALPLIGLVPEDSRVVSATNTGEPVIYTNSPSAISYKNITQRILGKEVPFQNLEKKGFFQRLFK, via the coding sequence ATGGCAGAAGTTATTACAATTACATCAGGAAAAGGTGGAGTAGGAAAATCTACTTGTACGGCAAATATTGCGGTAGGATTGGCTCAAGAAGGAAAAAAAGTTGTGGCAGTAGACTTTGATATTGGGTTAAGAAATTTAGACATGATTTTGGGACTTGAAAATCGTATTGTTTATGATGTTGTAGATGTTATGGAGGGTAGATGCAACCTCAAACAAGCACTCATCAACGATAAAAAAGCTAAAAATCTATTTTTTCTTCCCGCCTCACAAAGCAAAGACAAAAATATTTTAGACAAAGACAAAGTAAAACATCTTATCGAAGAATTAAAAAAAGATTTTGATTATATTTTGCTAGATTCTCCAGCAGGAATTGAAAGTGGTTTTGAACATGCAATTTTTTGGGCAGACAGAGCACTAGTTGTTGTCACACCTGAAGTAAGTTCTGTAAGAGATAGTGACCGCGTAATTGGAATCATGGATGCAAAATCTGACAAAGCAAAAAATGGTCAAGAAGTACAAAAACACATTATTATCAATCGCATCAAACCAGAGCTTGTTGCTAAGGGAGAAATGTTAAATACTGATGATGTATTAAATATTTTGGCACTTCCTCTTATCGGACTAGTACCAGAAGATAGCCGCGTAGTTTCTGCAACAAATACTGGAGAACCTGTAATTTATACAAATAGCCCTAGTGCAATCAGCTACAAAAATATCACACAAAGAATCCTAGGCAAGGAAGTGCCATTCCAAAATCTTGAGAAAAAAGGATTCTTTCAAAGGTTGTTTAAATGA